From the Acidovorax sp. NCPPB 3576 genome, the window CGGTAACCCAACCGCTCCGCCAGAAAATCAATGAAGCTGCGCAGCTTGAGCGGCATCTGCCGCCGGCTGGCATAGACGGCATGCAGCGTGCCCTCGAAGTCCGCATTGCCCGGCAGCTTCGCCAGCCGGCCACTGGCCAGGTCGTGCTCCACCAGCCATCCGGGCAGAAAGGCCGCGCCCATGCCGGCCACGACGGCGTGGTAGCTCAGCGTGGTGTCGCTCGACTTCATCACCGCATCCATGCGCCATCGCGTGCCTTCGTTCAGGCCGTGCTTGAGGCGCTCCAGTTGCAGGTAGTTGGGCACCACCATCGGAACCGGCTGCGATGCGACGCCGACCAAGGGCACCGGCATTGCGCCGGGCGCCACGACCAGGTGGAAGACGATGGGGCACAACGGCCGTGCGATCAACTGGGGCGCGGGCTCGGCGGTCATGCGCAGCGCGACGTCGAAGCCTTCCGAGACGATGTCCACCATGCGGTTGTCCAGGTGCAGGTCCAGCCGCACCTCGGGAAAAGCCCGCCGGTACTCGGCCAGCAGCCCGGCGAACCGCGGGGTGGCGCACCACACGGGCGCACTGATCCGCAACTCGCCGCGCGGCCGGCTCTGGCCCTGGCCCACGGAAGCCGCCGCGGCGTCGAGCAGCTCCAGCGCCTGCCGGCCCTGCTCGTAGAACGCGGTGCCCGCCTCCGTCAGGCTCATGCTGCGGCTCGTGCGGTGCAGCAGGCGCGCGCCCAGGGTGCGCTCCAGCCGGGCGATGTGCTTGCTGACCATGGGCGGCGCCATGCCCAGGCGATCCGCGGCGGCGCTGAAGCTGCCGGCTTCGACGATCGCCTGGAACACGCGCAGGCCGGTCAATTCAAGGTCCGCAGGGGTCATGGTTGCCAAAAGAGGAAAGGATGCCATCACTCTAACGCCATCGATTTCCTTTGGGGGAAATCTTAAATTGCGTCCAGTCCCATCCTTTTCATCGCCACGCTCTGTGGCCCCTTCGGAGACCCGCCATGCCTGCCACCCCTTTTTCGTCCAATGCCTCCAACCCGCCCGCGGGCCGGGCGCTGCGCATCGGCCTCTGGGTCGCCCAGGTGCTGGTCGCGGCGGTGTTCTGCGCTTCCGGCGTCGTGAAGCTGACCACGCCCATCCCCGAACTGAGCGCGATGATGCCGTGGACGGGGCAATATTCCGTCGCCTTCGTGCGGTCCATCGGCCTGATCAACATCGCGGGCGGCCTGGGCATCCTGCTGCCCGCGCTGACGCGCATCCTGCCCCGGCTGACGGTGCTGGCCGCCCTGTGCTGCGTGGTGCTGCAGGGGCTTGCCATCGCCTTTCACCTGAGCCGTGGCGAGGCCATGGTGGTGCCGCTCAACCTCTTGCTGCTGGCGCTGTGCGCCTTCGTGCTGTGGGGCCGCGCCCGGCGCGCGCCGGTCCGCCCGCGCGGTTCGGCTTGAAACCCCGCATGCCTTAGCCTTGGCAGACCTGCCTGTGCGCCCTCTGCCCGATCCGTGCCCCCTTTTTCACAAGGCCAGACCATGACTTCCTTGCCCACTTATTTCCTGTCCCACGGCGGCGGCCCCTGGCCCTATGTGCCCGAGATGCGCCGTGCGATGCAGGCGCTGGAGCGATCGCTCGAAGACATTCCGCGCCAGATCGAAACCCGCCCGCAGGCGGTGCTGGTGGTGTCCGGCCATTGGGAGGACGACGCCTTCGCGGTGATGTCGAACCCCCAGCCGCCCATGGTGTACGACTACTCCGGCTTTCCGCCCCACACGTACGAGGTGCAATACCGCGCCCCGGGTGCGCCGGCCCTGGCCGAGCGCATCGCCGGGCTCATCGAGGCTGCGGGGCTGCCGAGCCGGCTCGACGCCGAGCGGGGCTTCGACCACGGCACCTTTTCGCCGCTGGAGGTGATGTACCCGGCTGCCGACGTGCCGGTGCTGCAGGTGTCGCTGCAACGCGATCTGGACCCGGCCCAGCATCTGGCGCTCGGCCGTGCGCTGGCGCCGCTGCGCCATGAGAACGTGCTGATCGTCGGCAGCGGGCTGAGCTATCACAACCTGCGCCGCTTCGGCCAGGCCGGGCTGGCGCCATCGATGGCCTTCGACCGCTGGCTGCAGGACACGCTGGCGTACTCCGACCCGGCCACGCGGGTCGAGCGGCTGATCGCGTGGGAAGACGCGCCCTTCGCCCGCACCGCCCACCCGCGCGAAGACCACCTGATTCCGCTGATGGTGGCCGTGGGAGCCGCCGAGACCGAGCCTGCCCTGTGCGTGTACAACGAAGAGGGCGTGTACGGCGGGGTGACGGTATCGAGCTACCGGTTCGGCTCGGCGGTGTGAGGCAGCGCAGGGGCGGCGCGGCCACGGCCCACGGCTTTCAGCCGCTTCGGGCATCATGGTTTCTCCTCCACTGCCGGCCTGTCCCATGACGCTGTCCCACCGCCCCGCGTTTCTGCCTCCGCGCCCCAAGCGCGCCCCGGTTTCCCGGCTATCGCTCTTCGTGGCGGCCACGCTGCTGGTGGGCGCCGGCGCCGCCACCGCGCAGGCCCCCGCTTCGCCTTCGCCGACGGTGCGCCTGCGCGGCACGGTCGAGGCGGCCACCGCCACCACGCTCACCGTGAAAGAACGCGGCGGGCAGACGGTCGCGCTGGCCCTGCCGCCCACGCTGGTGGTGCAGGAGGTCTACCCGATCGCGCTGAAAGACATCCGGCCCGGCAGCTTCATCGGCACGGCCGCCCTGCCCCAGGCGGACGGCACGCAGCGCGCCATCGCGGTCACGGTGTTTCCCGAATCCGCCCGCGGCACCGGCGAGGGCCACCGTCCATTCGACCTGCAGCCGCAAAGCACCATGACCAACGCCACCGTGGCCGATGTGGCGGACGTGACCGATGCGGCCGACGCCGGCAAGGGCCGCACGCTGCGGCTCAAATACCAGGGTGGAGAGAAGACCGTCACCGTGCCGCCCGGCGCCCCGGTAGTGACCTTCCGCGCGGGCGACCGCAGCCTGCTGGTGCCCGGCGCCAGCGTGTCGCTCACCGCGCAGGAGGTGAACGGCCAGCCCACGGCGACGCGCATCAACGCCGGGCGCAACGGGTTCGCGCTGCCCTACTGACGCAACGAGCGAACGTTACTGACCAGACGCTACCGAGGGGTCTGCGCCGCGTTGCCGGCCGCGGCCCCGCCCGCCTGGGCCGAGGCCGGCAGGCCGAAGATGCGGTCGAAGCCCCAGTTGAAGACGAAGGTGTAGCAAAGGAAGAAGGCGATCAGCCCCAGGTCCATCACGAAGGCCTGCCACAGGCTGACCTCGAACCACCAGGCGAACAGCGGCACCAGCGTGAAGACCAGGCCGCCCTCGAACCCGATCGCGTGGGCGATGCGGCGCGCCGTGCTGCGCCCGCGCACGGGCTGGCGAGCCTCCCAGCGCTCGAACGCCCAGTTGAACACCAGGTTCCACACCACCGCGATGGCCGAGGCCGCCACGGCCACCACGCTGGAATGCCCCGGTCCCTGCCCGGTGAGCCAGGCCAGCGCCACCGTGGCGGCCGCGATGGCAATGAGTTCGTACAGCGTGACATACAGCACGCGGCGCGCAACGCCCTGCAAGCCCGTGGGGCGATGGGTGGAGGGCGCGCAAGCGGAAGAAGAACCGGCGATGGAAGCGTTGGGCAGTGACATGGCCGCGACTTTATGTGCACTGAGCTGATACATAAAGTCAGCTTGTTTCAGTTTTACTGATAGATACTGGCGCCCATGGCTTTTTCTTCCGACAGCGTGCAGGTCTTTCTGGCCGTGCTGGACCAGGGTTCTTTCTCGGCCGCGGCGCGGGCGCTGTCGCGCGTTCCCTCGGCCGTGAGCATGACCATCGCCCACCTCGAAGCCGAGCTGGCCGTGCCGCTGTTCGACCGCACCGGACGCGAGCCCCGCCCCACCGCCGCCGCCCGCGCGCTGGAGCCCCAGGCGCGGCTGCTGGCGGCGCAGCTCAAGCAGCTGAACGCGCAGGCGCTCGCACTCACCCAGGGGCTGGAGGAGCGCCTGACCCTGGCCATCGCCCCCGAGCTGCTGGCCGCCCATTGGCGCAGCCCACTGGCGGCGCTGGCCGAGGAGCACCCGCTGCTGCAGGTCGAGGTGCTGGCCGCGCCGCAGGCCGATGCGCTGGCGCTGCTGCACGCCGGGCGCGCGCAGCTGGCGCTGGTGTTCGAGCGGCCCAGCA encodes:
- a CDS encoding LysR family transcriptional regulator: MTPADLELTGLRVFQAIVEAGSFSAAADRLGMAPPMVSKHIARLERTLGARLLHRTSRSMSLTEAGTAFYEQGRQALELLDAAAASVGQGQSRPRGELRISAPVWCATPRFAGLLAEYRRAFPEVRLDLHLDNRMVDIVSEGFDVALRMTAEPAPQLIARPLCPIVFHLVVAPGAMPVPLVGVASQPVPMVVPNYLQLERLKHGLNEGTRWRMDAVMKSSDTTLSYHAVVAGMGAAFLPGWLVEHDLASGRLAKLPGNADFEGTLHAVYASRRQMPLKLRSFIDFLAERLGYRPAE
- a CDS encoding DoxX family protein is translated as MPATPFSSNASNPPAGRALRIGLWVAQVLVAAVFCASGVVKLTTPIPELSAMMPWTGQYSVAFVRSIGLINIAGGLGILLPALTRILPRLTVLAALCCVVLQGLAIAFHLSRGEAMVVPLNLLLLALCAFVLWGRARRAPVRPRGSA
- a CDS encoding DODA-type extradiol aromatic ring-opening family dioxygenase, with protein sequence MTSLPTYFLSHGGGPWPYVPEMRRAMQALERSLEDIPRQIETRPQAVLVVSGHWEDDAFAVMSNPQPPMVYDYSGFPPHTYEVQYRAPGAPALAERIAGLIEAAGLPSRLDAERGFDHGTFSPLEVMYPAADVPVLQVSLQRDLDPAQHLALGRALAPLRHENVLIVGSGLSYHNLRRFGQAGLAPSMAFDRWLQDTLAYSDPATRVERLIAWEDAPFARTAHPREDHLIPLMVAVGAAETEPALCVYNEEGVYGGVTVSSYRFGSAV
- a CDS encoding PACE efflux transporter — its product is MQGVARRVLYVTLYELIAIAAATVALAWLTGQGPGHSSVVAVAASAIAVVWNLVFNWAFERWEARQPVRGRSTARRIAHAIGFEGGLVFTLVPLFAWWFEVSLWQAFVMDLGLIAFFLCYTFVFNWGFDRIFGLPASAQAGGAAAGNAAQTPR